Proteins found in one Planococcus citri chromosome 2, ihPlaCitr1.1, whole genome shotgun sequence genomic segment:
- the LOC135837514 gene encoding poly [ADP-ribose] polymerase-like, producing the protein MDLPFRAEYAKTGRSSCRGCRTFIADNTLRLAVISQASTFDKRIARWYHVPCFFDTQLVKSVGDISNFESLRSEDQQLIRCKVAGAPSGSTGGVSNGMSAREIKDMKEQNALMYYYHDRLKLLEKKQSTALLEYNNQEAIAASTETIHDRLADAMTFGALLPCEECGHSQIVFRSGVGYLCLGNKNEWVKCEAVTDDPKRKPFLVPYELKKKFEFLATYKYKPQKRIFQSNKPTVSKSLSFNGGKYESNLPSKVKLKVQNGVAVDPASGLEDVAHVYRLNNDSYTVVLSEVDIQFGRNSYYILQILESNDKTTYWLFRAWGRVGGRYRSKKLDMISRVDAIFEFEWLFEEKTGNMWKNRAKFVKKPGKKNWVDVSYEDEPAVHYKLQQPVRNLITLIFNVDTMKNIMKEFELDTKKMPLGKLSKEQITKGFEVLTELQNCIIFSAPVDRKMMYQNLADLTDQFYTLIPNSFSVDDPPLFNDLDTIKQKYEMLRTYTEMEIAQSMLRAVESENKDVHAIHSYYLKLKTEISPLNRTDPEFQLLQLYVQNSHTEIHRKLYDLEIAEIYKVERQGERERYKPYKNAHNRKLLWHGSRLTNFAGILSEGLRIASPEAPLTGAMFGNGIYFADRVSKSANYCKYTDTNNTGVVLLCQVALGNMGELTEAKPDLKKPPAGKHSVKALGKIEPAESIVREDGVEIPLGKGIVTDKKIKLRFNEYVVYDVDQVKVEYLVQLKFLCN; encoded by the exons ATGGATTTGCCATTTCGTGCGGAATACGCCAAGACTGGTCGTTCATCATGTAGAGGATGCCGGACTTTTATAGCTGACAACACATTGAGATTAGCTGTTATAAGTCAG GCGTCCACGTTTGACAAAAGAATTGCGCGTTGGTATCACGTTCCTTGTTTCTTCGATACACAGCTTGTGAAAAGTGTTGGAGATATATCGAATTTTGAATCACTCAGATCGGAAGACCAACAATTGATCAGATGTAAAGTGGCTGGAG CACCTTCTGGATCAACTGGTGGAGTCAGTAATGGAATGTCTGCTAGAGAAATTAAAGATATGAAAGAACAAAATGCTTTGATGTATTATTACCACGATCGTTTGAAATTACTAGAAAAGAAACAGTCGACTGCTTTACTGGAATATAACAATCAAGAAGCGATTGCTGCGAGTACCGAAACT ATTCATGATAGATTAGCTGATGCGATGACGTTCGGAGCATTACTTCCTTGCGAAGAATGCGGACACAGTCAAATAGTGTTTCGCTCTGGTGTTGGATATTTATGTTTAGGCAATAAAAACGAATGGGTCAAGTGTGAAGCAGTTACAGATGACCCCAAACGTAAACCTTTCCTAGTGCCATacgagttgaaaaagaaatttgaattttt AGCGACGTACAAATATAAACCTcagaaaagaatttttcaatccaaTAAACCCACGGTCTCGAAATCGCTCAGCTTTAATG GTGGCAAGTACGAGTCAAATCTTCCATCCAAGgtaaagctcaaagttcaaaaCGGTGTGGCCGTTGATCCAGCCTCCGGATTGGAGGATGTTGCTCATGTGTACCGTTTAAACAATGACAGTTATACCGTTGTACTTTCTGAAGTTGACATACAGTTCGGACGTAACTCTTACTATATACTTCAAATTCTGGAATCTAATGATAAAACAAC GTATTGGTTGTTCCGCGCTTGGGGACGTGTTGGTGGCAGATACAGAAGTAAAAAGCTCGACATGATTAGTAGAGTAGATGCCATCTTCGAATTCGAATGGTTATTCGAAGAGAAAACCGGCAACATGTGGAAAAACCGTGCTAAGTTCGTGAAAAAGCCGGGAAAAAAGAATTGGGTTGATGTTTCATACGAAGAT gAGCCCGCAGTACATTACAAACTTCAGCAGCCTGTTCGAAATCTTATCACTCTCATATTCAACGTAGACACTATGAAAAACATCATGAAAGAGTTCGAG ctGGATACGAAGAAAATGCCGTTGGGTAAACTGAGTAAAGAACAGATAACGAAAGGTTTTGAAGTGCTGACCGAACTGCAGAATTGCATCATCTTCTCAGCACCTGTTGATCGTAAAATGATGTACCAGAACTTAGCGGATTTGACTGACCAATTTTATACTTTGATTCCGAATAGTTTCAGTGTTGATGATCCGCCATTGTTTAATGACCTGGATACTATAAAG caaaaatatgaaatgttGCGCACGTACACGGAAATGGAAATTGCGCAATCGATGCTCAgagctgtagaatccgaaaacaAGGATGTTCACGCTATCCATTcgtattatttaaaattgaaaacagaaatcAGCCCTTTGAACAGAACCGATCCGGAATTTCAACTGCTGCAATTGTATGTTCAAAATTCTCATACCGAAATTCATCGCAAGCTTTACGATCTCGAAATCGCGGAAATTTATAAAGTCGAAAGACAAGGAGAACGTGAGCGATACAAACCATACAAAAACGCACACAACAGGAAGCTCTTGTGGCACGGTTCCAGACTTACCAATTTCGCCGGCATCCTATCTGAG GGTCTTCGTATTGCATCTCCGGAAGCACCACTGACCGGTGCTATGTTCGGTAATGGTATCTACTTCGCTGATAGGGTGTCGAAATCGGCCAATTATTGTAAGTACACGGATACAAACAATACTGGTGTGGTATTATTGTGCCAAGTCGCACTTGGAAATAT GGGTGAACTTACTGAAGCCAAACCAGACCTAAAGAAACCACCCGCAGGTAAGCATAGCGTCAAAGCATTGGGTAAAATAGAACCTGCTGAATCCATTGTTCGAGAAGATGGTGTCGAAATACCATTGGGTAAAGGAATTGTGACCGACAAAAAGATAAAGTTGCGGTTCAACGA ATATGTTGTTTATGATGTCGATCAAGTCAAGGTGGAATATTTAGTGCAGCTGAAGTTCCTTTGCAACTGA
- the LOC135837513 gene encoding poly [ADP-ribose] polymerase-like, translated as MDLPFRAEYAKSRNSRCKGCNTLIAKDTLRLAVIRQGFTFDKRFARWYHVPCFFDTQLVKSVGDISNFESLRSADQQLILSKVAGEPSGSTSGRVSNGVSAGGIEDIEEQNEMIFRYRDHLKLLQRKHLTDLLEHNNQETIAAREGIETIHDRLADAMTFGALLPCEECGHSQIVFRSGVGYLCLGNKDAWVKCETVTDDPKRKPFLVPDHLKDSPFLASYKYKPQKRILQYNKPTDSNPLTFSGGKYESNLPSKVKLKVQNGVAVDPASGLEDVAHVYRFRKHIYSAVLSRVDLQSGCNSYYKLQVLESNDKKMYWLFRAWGRVGTHIGKPLLKIKASKEDAIGDFEKIFEKKTANKWRNRANFVKVADKKNWVDVSYEYVKSAVPSKLQQPVHNLIALIFNEDTMKNIMLEFELDTETMPLGKLSKEQIRKAFNVLNELQKYISTSGDRKTTNWKILALTNQFYTLIPHSVGVDNPPLLDHLDTIKQKYEMLRALMGMEIAYSIRKDVKSEKNDVDPIDSYYLKLKTCISPLNRTDREFQRIQLYVENSHAETQSDYNLEIVEIYTVERRGERKRYEPFKKLHNRKLLWHGSRLPNFAGILSQGLRIAPPKALKTGYRNWFGNGIYFADRVSKSANFCYSKNTNNTGLVLLCQVALGDMHELERKKKLSKPPAGKHSVLGLGLREPDPSQSFVRKDGVEIPLGKEILINDPGRWLDYNEYVVYDAAQVKVEYLVQLKFNYK; from the exons GGGTTCACATTTGACAAAAGATTTGCGCGTTGGTATCACGTTCCTTGTTTCTTCGATACACAGCTTGTGAAAAGTGTTGGAGATATATCGAATTTCGAATCACTGAGAAGCGCCGACCAACAATTGATCTTGTCTAAAGTGGCTGGAG aACCTTCTGGATCAACTAGTGGACGAGTTAGTAATGGAGTATCTGCTGGAGGAATTGAAGATATTGAAGAAcagaatgaaatgatttttcgttACCGCGATCATTTGAAATTACTACAGAGGAAACATTTGACTGATTTACTGGAACATAACAATCAAGAAACTATTGCTGCGCGTGAGGGTATCGAAACT ATTCATGATAGATTAGCTGATGCGATGACGTTCGGAGCATTACTTCCATGCGAAGAATGCGGACACAGTCAAATAGTGTTTCGTTCTGGTGTTGGATATTTATGTTTGGGCAACAAAGACGCATGGGTCAAGTGTGAAACAGTTACAGATGACCCCAAACGAAAACCTTTTCTAGTGCCAGATCATTTGAAAGACTCTCCATTTTT AGCGTCGTACAAATATAAACCTCAGAAAAGAATTCTTCAATATAATAAACCCACGGACTCGAATCCTCTCACTTTTAGCG GTGGCAAGTACGAGTCAAATCTTCCATCCAAGgtaaagctcaaagttcaaaatggtgTGGCCGTTGATCCAGCCTCTGGATTGGAGGATGTTGCTCATGTGTACCGTTTCCGCAAACACATCTATTCCGCTGTACTTTCTCGAGTTGACCTACAGTCCGGATGTAACTCTTACTATAAACTTCAAGTTTTGGAatctaatgataaaaaaat GTATTGGTTGTTTCGGGCTTGGGGACGTGTTGGTACTCATATCGGAAAACCTTTACTCAAAATTAAGGCTAGTAAAGAAGACGCCATCGGCGATTTCGAGaagatattcgaaaaaaaaaccgccaACAAGTGGAGAAATCGCGCTAATTTCGTTAAAGttgctgataaaaaaaattgggttgatGTTTCATACGAATATGTA aAGTCCGCAGTGCCTTCCAAACTTCAGCAGCCTGTTCATAATCTAATCGCTCTCATATTCAACGAAGATACTATGAAAAACATCATGTTAGAGTTtgag ctGGATACGGAGACAATGCCGTTGGGTAAACTGAGTAAAGAACAGATAAGGAAAGCTTTCAATGTACTCAATGAACTGCAGAAATATATCTCAACATCTGGTGATCGTAAAACAACCAACTGGAAGATATTGGCTTTGACTAACCAGTTTTATACTTTGATTCCGCATAGTGTCGGTGTTGATAATCCGCCGTTGCTCGATCATCTGGATACTATAAAA caaaaatatgaaatgttGCGCGCGTTAATGGGAATGGAAATTGCGTACTCTATACGCAAAGATGTAAAATCTGAAAAGAACGATGTTGACCCAATCGATTcgtattatttaaaattgaaaacctgtATCAGTCCTTTGAACAGAACTGATCGGGAATTTCAAAGGATACAATTGTATGTTGAAAACAGTCATGCCGAAACCCAAAGCGATTACAATCTAGAAATCGTAGAAATTTATACAGTCGAAAGACGAGGAGAGCGTAAGCGATACGAACCATTCAAAAAGTTACACAACAGGAAGTTATTGTGGCACGGTTCCAGACTTCCCAACTTCGCCGGCATCCTATCTCAG GGTCTTCGTATTGCTCCTCCGAAAGCTTTAAAAACCGGTTATCGGAATTGGTTCGGTAATGGTATCTACTTCGCTGACAGGGTGTCGAAATCGGCGAATTTTTGCTATTCCAAGAATACGAACAATACTGGTCTGGTATTATTATGCCAAGTAGCACTTGGAGATAT GCACGAActtgaacgcaaaaaaaaattatcgaagcCACCCGCAGGTAAGCACAGCGTCCTAGGATTGGGTCTAAGAGAACCTGATCCTAGTCAATCCTTTGTTCGAAAAGATGGCGTTGAAATACCATTGGGAAAAGAAATTCTGATCAACGACCCAGGGAGATGGTTGGATTACAACGA ATATGTTGTTTATGATGCCGCTCAAGTCAAAGTGGAATATTTGGTACAGCTGAAGTTCAATTACAAGTGA